The following coding sequences lie in one Pelobacter seleniigenes DSM 18267 genomic window:
- a CDS encoding YaeQ family protein yields the protein MALTATIFRINLQIADMDRNYYAEHQLTLARHPSETNERMMVRVLAFALHADERLTFTKGLCVDDEPDLWKRSLTEEIELWIDVGLPDERRVRKACNRATQVYLYTYGGRGADLWWQKNNAKLQRFANLHVVDVPEDASKMLGSLVDRSMQLQFTIQDGAIWLSCGEQSCSINLRVKKAPD from the coding sequence ATGGCCCTGACTGCAACCATCTTTAGAATAAATCTGCAAATTGCCGATATGGATCGCAATTACTATGCGGAGCACCAGTTGACCCTGGCCCGCCACCCATCCGAGACCAATGAACGGATGATGGTGCGGGTCCTCGCCTTCGCCCTGCACGCCGATGAGCGGCTCACCTTTACCAAGGGGTTGTGCGTGGATGACGAGCCGGACTTGTGGAAACGATCATTAACGGAAGAGATCGAGTTGTGGATCGATGTCGGCCTGCCGGATGAACGGCGGGTGCGCAAAGCCTGCAATCGGGCGACTCAGGTTTACCTGTACACTTACGGTGGCCGTGGTGCGGATCTCTGGTGGCAGAAGAACAACGCCAAGTTGCAGCGTTTTGCCAACCTTCATGTCGTTGATGTTCCTGAAGACGCCAGTAAAATGCTTGGCAGTCTGGTCGATCGCAGCATGCAGCTGCAATTTACGATACAGGACGGCGCAATCTGGCTGAGCTGTGGCGAGCAGAGCTGCAGTATAAACCTCAGGGTGAAAAAGGCGCCGGATTGA
- a CDS encoding type 1 glutamine amidotransferase domain-containing protein gives MKILMVLTSHDKLGKSGEKTGFWLEEFAAPYYVFKDAGAEITLASPLGGQPPLDPKSDTEDFQTQATHRFKADPAAQEVLANTLKLADISANDFDAVFYPGGHGPLWDLAEDAASISLIQTLLAAGKPVAAVCHAPGVLRHPKTPEGRPVVEGKTVTGFANSEEAAVGLTKIVPFLVEDMLKENGGKYTKLADWQPHVVIDGLLITGQNPASSESAAEALLAKLS, from the coding sequence ATGAAAATATTAATGGTTTTGACCTCACACGATAAACTCGGTAAAAGCGGCGAAAAAACCGGTTTCTGGCTAGAAGAATTTGCCGCACCTTACTACGTCTTCAAAGACGCCGGTGCTGAAATCACCCTTGCGTCCCCCCTCGGCGGCCAGCCGCCACTTGATCCCAAAAGCGATACCGAGGATTTTCAAACCCAAGCGACCCACCGCTTTAAAGCAGATCCGGCGGCCCAGGAAGTTTTGGCCAATACGCTCAAACTGGCAGATATTTCTGCCAATGATTTTGACGCTGTCTTTTATCCGGGCGGCCATGGTCCCCTTTGGGATCTGGCCGAAGATGCGGCTAGCATTAGCCTCATCCAAACGCTGTTGGCTGCTGGAAAACCAGTCGCCGCCGTTTGTCACGCTCCTGGTGTGTTACGCCATCCCAAGACCCCCGAGGGCAGACCAGTCGTGGAAGGCAAAACGGTGACCGGCTTCGCAAATAGTGAGGAAGCAGCCGTCGGATTGACCAAGATCGTCCCTTTCCTGGTCGAGGATATGCTTAAGGAAAACGGGGGAAAATATACGAAGCTGGCGGACTGGCAACCTCATGTCGTCATTGACGGCCTGTTGATCACGGGACAAAACCCTGCTTCGTCAGAATCCGCAGCGGAGGCGCTGCTGGCAAAGCTTTCATGA
- a CDS encoding c(7)-type cytochrome triheme domain-containing protein, which yields MTITKLKRCRKITEPEDCTGIVIFAIGLWEQGTNRQYGYPSENKKVTMDAMSEGESCGTCHEGSTAFSVEGDCESCHQMEPSAPSFPVRMRESLSP from the coding sequence ATGACAATAACTAAGTTGAAGCGCTGTCGAAAAATAACCGAACCAGAGGATTGCACAGGTATTGTGATATTCGCGATCGGCCTCTGGGAACAAGGCACCAATCGGCAATATGGATATCCATCGGAGAATAAAAAGGTGACCATGGACGCTATGTCTGAAGGAGAATCATGCGGTACCTGTCATGAGGGGAGCACGGCTTTTTCCGTAGAAGGAGATTGTGAGAGCTGCCACCAGATGGAGCCGTCAGCTCCATCGTTCCCAGTCAGGATGAGGGAATCGCTCTCCCCCTGA
- a CDS encoding NADP-dependent oxidoreductase — MQNVNRKIILNSRPVGAPTENNFRLEKTAIPVPEKGQVLLRTLYLSLDPYMRGRMSDAPSYAPPVEVGAEMVGGTVSRVEKSLHPDYQNGDLVLSFNGWQDYALSDGSDLGKIDPRIPKPSLALGVLGMPGFTAYVGLLDIGQPKAGETVVVAAASGAVGSLVGQIAKIKGCTVIGVAGGEKKCRFATEELGFDACIDHYAADFDKQLALACPKGIDVYFESVGGKVFDAVLPLLNTAARIPVCGLIAHYNDTALPEGPDRLGLLARTLLTKRIKMQGFIIFDYYNHRYDEFFSQMSDWVKEGKIKFREDLVDGLENAPQAFIGLLQGKNFGKLVIRVAND, encoded by the coding sequence ATGCAGAACGTCAATCGCAAAATCATCCTGAATTCACGTCCAGTCGGGGCCCCCACTGAAAACAACTTCAGACTTGAAAAAACAGCTATCCCGGTTCCTGAGAAGGGGCAGGTTTTGTTGCGGACCCTGTATCTGTCACTTGATCCATATATGCGTGGTCGCATGAGTGATGCCCCGTCCTACGCCCCACCGGTGGAGGTTGGGGCCGAAATGGTCGGTGGCACCGTTTCACGCGTTGAAAAGTCCCTTCATCCAGATTATCAAAACGGCGATCTGGTCCTCAGCTTCAATGGCTGGCAGGATTATGCCCTTTCCGATGGCTCGGATCTCGGCAAAATTGACCCGCGGATTCCAAAACCTTCTTTAGCTCTTGGCGTTCTCGGTATGCCTGGCTTTACAGCCTATGTTGGCCTGCTTGACATTGGTCAACCAAAAGCAGGTGAAACAGTCGTTGTCGCTGCCGCCAGCGGTGCAGTCGGCTCGCTCGTGGGACAGATTGCCAAGATCAAGGGGTGCACTGTGATTGGTGTAGCTGGTGGTGAAAAGAAATGCCGCTTTGCGACTGAAGAGTTAGGCTTTGATGCCTGCATCGACCACTACGCTGCCGATTTCGATAAACAGTTAGCGCTGGCGTGTCCCAAAGGGATCGACGTCTACTTCGAAAGCGTCGGCGGTAAAGTGTTCGATGCCGTTCTACCTTTATTGAATACGGCCGCACGCATTCCTGTGTGTGGGCTGATCGCCCACTATAACGACACCGCGCTGCCCGAAGGGCCGGACCGGCTTGGACTGTTGGCTCGCACATTGCTCACCAAACGGATCAAAATGCAGGGATTCATCATCTTTGACTATTACAATCATCGTTATGACGAGTTTTTCAGCCAGATGAGTGACTGGGTCAAAGAGGGTAAGATCAAGTTCCGCGAAGATCTGGTTGATGGGCTTGAAAACGCGCCGCAGGCCTTTATCGGTCTGCTCCAAGGCAAGAATTTCGGCAAGTTGGTCATTCGAGTCGCCAATGACTGA
- a CDS encoding YdbL family protein — translation MKTVLRSFSLMLTLAVFSCVTINIYFPAEEMRGAADKIVNEVWGEKPTGGDNNPAPPANQPPGSGFYQLLLPTAAYAAQDINVSTPAIRAIKDSIKQRAGQLIELLNSGNVGLGHDGLLKVRTTEGLSLKQKGQLNQLVKAENDDRLRLYREIAKANNFPDKADEVQSIFADSWRDQAQKGWYMESPDGGWKQK, via the coding sequence ATGAAAACTGTCCTTCGCAGTTTCAGCCTGATGTTGACCCTGGCAGTATTTTCCTGCGTGACCATCAACATCTATTTTCCGGCGGAAGAGATGCGTGGTGCCGCCGATAAGATCGTCAACGAGGTCTGGGGTGAAAAGCCGACCGGCGGAGATAACAACCCCGCCCCGCCCGCCAATCAGCCACCGGGGAGTGGCTTTTACCAACTGTTGTTACCCACCGCCGCCTATGCCGCCCAGGATATCAACGTCAGCACCCCGGCGATCCGAGCGATCAAGGACTCCATCAAACAGCGCGCCGGCCAGCTCATCGAACTGCTCAACTCCGGCAATGTGGGCTTAGGTCACGACGGCCTGCTCAAGGTACGCACCACGGAAGGGCTGTCCCTGAAGCAGAAAGGACAACTCAATCAGTTGGTTAAGGCGGAAAATGACGATCGCCTGCGCCTCTACCGGGAGATTGCCAAGGCCAATAATTTTCCCGATAAAGCTGACGAAGTGCAGAGCATCTTTGCCGACTCCTGGCGGGATCAGGCTCAGAAAGGCTGGTACATGGAAAGCCCCGACGGGGGTTGGAAGCAGAAATAG
- a CDS encoding pirin family protein: protein MIRRRIKRISTSVPTMDGAGVHLRRAFANNETELFDPFLLLDDFRSDNPAHYQKGFPWHPHRGIETITYVLKGDVEHGDSLGNKGDISDGDVQWMTAGSGIIHQEMPKGDQQGRMDGFQLWANLPAAHKMMPPRYRDITAAQIPTVKLDGGVEIKVVCGRVGEIAGPVTDVMIEPEYLDVRVPAHGTFHHPTPSGHTVFAYIFAGEGRFEEDDSVPIGDHTLVLFEDGEQIQVVAAEQELRFLLISGKPLGEPIAWGGPIVMNTQEELQLAFDELRDGNFIKHS, encoded by the coding sequence ATGATCAGACGCAGAATCAAACGGATATCAACCAGTGTCCCGACCATGGACGGGGCTGGCGTGCACCTGCGCCGGGCATTCGCCAATAACGAAACAGAGCTTTTTGATCCATTTCTGCTCCTCGATGATTTTCGCTCTGATAATCCGGCTCACTACCAAAAAGGTTTTCCATGGCATCCGCATCGCGGTATCGAAACCATCACCTATGTGCTCAAAGGAGATGTTGAGCATGGTGACAGCCTCGGCAACAAGGGAGATATCAGTGATGGTGATGTTCAGTGGATGACGGCCGGCAGCGGGATCATTCATCAGGAAATGCCCAAGGGTGATCAGCAGGGGCGAATGGATGGTTTCCAGCTCTGGGCCAATCTGCCTGCCGCGCATAAAATGATGCCGCCGCGCTACCGGGATATCACCGCAGCGCAGATACCGACGGTCAAACTGGACGGTGGAGTCGAGATCAAGGTGGTCTGTGGTCGGGTCGGTGAGATTGCCGGGCCGGTCACCGATGTCATGATCGAACCTGAATACCTGGATGTCCGCGTGCCCGCCCATGGAACCTTCCATCACCCGACCCCGTCAGGACATACTGTCTTTGCTTATATATTTGCCGGGGAGGGGCGTTTCGAGGAGGACGACAGCGTCCCCATCGGCGATCATACCCTGGTCCTGTTTGAGGACGGAGAACAGATTCAGGTCGTTGCCGCAGAACAGGAACTGCGGTTTTTGCTGATTTCCGGCAAGCCTCTGGGCGAGCCTATTGCCTGGGGCGGGCCGATCGTGATGAATACTCAGGAAGAGCTGCAACTGGCTTTTGACGAGTTGCGTGACGGCAATTTTATCAAGCATTCCTGA
- a CDS encoding AbrB family transcriptional regulator, producing MINNNKKTLFQWFFLFALSFALFFGFHHFRLPAALLLGPMLAAILLSSFDLTVTVSKPLFVLAQSFVGIMIAGQLPVTILSQVSVHWPIFLSGALFTVVAAAVLGWLLSRSGLFSGNTAIWGTSPGAATVMTVMSESFGADIRLVALMQYLRVACCTFSVTLVAKYLGGSGDHPPSPHFDLFTISSGRDFLWTAAIAVLTFVFLQKVNKQSMAFILPMVLGIAFKMLGLTQIVLPGALVAIAYTIIGWSIGLRFTRAILRHAAKLMPVLLLSIAVLIAVNAAFGLVIAKWAGTDYLTAFLATSPGGADSVAIIAASTPVDVGFVVSMQIIRFFMVIILSPVLARWLSNLRRSSVGVVESQGIERDECSD from the coding sequence ATGATAAACAACAATAAAAAAACTCTATTTCAGTGGTTCTTTCTTTTCGCGCTGTCCTTTGCCCTATTCTTCGGATTTCATCATTTCCGGCTCCCTGCCGCACTTTTGCTTGGGCCGATGCTGGCGGCGATTTTGCTGTCATCCTTTGACCTGACGGTCACCGTCAGCAAGCCGTTGTTTGTGCTTGCCCAGTCATTTGTTGGTATTATGATTGCCGGACAGCTGCCGGTGACCATTTTATCGCAGGTTTCGGTCCACTGGCCAATCTTCCTCAGCGGTGCCCTGTTTACTGTTGTTGCTGCGGCCGTGTTGGGTTGGTTACTGTCCAGATCCGGGCTTTTTTCAGGCAATACGGCAATTTGGGGGACTTCACCCGGTGCGGCAACGGTCATGACCGTCATGTCCGAGTCCTTTGGAGCGGATATCAGGCTGGTGGCGTTGATGCAATACCTGCGGGTTGCCTGCTGCACTTTTTCCGTGACGTTGGTTGCCAAGTACCTCGGGGGGAGCGGCGACCATCCGCCGTCTCCGCACTTTGATCTCTTCACAATCAGCTCAGGCCGTGATTTCCTCTGGACCGCAGCGATTGCCGTTTTGACTTTTGTGTTTTTGCAAAAGGTCAACAAGCAGAGTATGGCTTTTATCCTGCCTATGGTTCTGGGGATAGCCTTCAAAATGCTTGGACTGACACAAATTGTTCTGCCGGGAGCTCTGGTCGCCATCGCCTATACCATTATCGGTTGGAGCATCGGGCTGCGCTTTACCCGGGCAATTCTCCGGCATGCCGCCAAGCTTATGCCTGTCTTATTACTGTCCATTGCCGTGTTGATCGCAGTGAATGCAGCGTTTGGTTTGGTCATCGCCAAATGGGCGGGGACTGATTATCTGACCGCCTTTCTGGCAACCAGCCCGGGTGGCGCGGATTCTGTCGCCATTATTGCAGCATCGACTCCGGTCGATGTCGGTTTTGTGGTGTCGATGCAGATCATCCGGTTTTTTATGGTGATCATTTTAAGCCCGGTGCTGGCTCGCTGGCTTTCCAACCTGAGGCGGAGTTCCGTTGGTGTTGTGGAGTCGCAAGGTATCGAAAGAGATGAGTGTTCCGACTGA
- a CDS encoding CaiB/BaiF CoA transferase family protein, with the protein MQIFKTIEFLNAPCGPLQNIKVLDLSRLVAGNTLTMCLADFGAEVLKVEPVKGDILRDWKVEGISTAWKTYSRNKKSLSVDFRAKGATDVVLNLVEGADIFVESFRPGTLEKMGLAPELLLKRNPRLIVVRISGWGQDGPYAHRPGFGTVVEGISGFASMNGFSDREPVLPPIYLADMTAGLYGAFGVMAALRHVEIADGAGQVIDLPLLDPLFSILGPQAANYRLTGQIKPRTGSRSTNSGPRNVYRTKDDRWVSLSASAQSMAERLFRSIGKPELIDDPRFKTNADRVANAEVLDGIIGEFIGNLDQQECVEFFDKASVTIGPVYDIAQIEQDPHFQARNIVVELPDSEMTAIPVHTITPRLLSTPGCFRRPAPELGEHTREALEEAGYSATEINTLIKDKIVFAAKGDQ; encoded by the coding sequence ATGCAGATTTTCAAGACAATTGAATTTTTGAATGCTCCTTGTGGTCCTTTGCAAAACATTAAGGTTTTGGACTTGTCGCGGTTGGTTGCGGGTAACACGTTGACAATGTGCTTGGCTGATTTTGGAGCTGAGGTTCTTAAAGTCGAGCCTGTCAAAGGTGATATTTTGCGGGACTGGAAAGTCGAAGGCATTTCTACCGCTTGGAAAACCTACAGCCGGAACAAAAAAAGTTTGAGTGTTGATTTCCGGGCCAAGGGCGCAACAGATGTCGTACTAAACCTGGTCGAAGGTGCCGATATTTTTGTGGAGAGTTTTCGACCCGGGACTCTTGAAAAAATGGGACTGGCTCCGGAACTCCTTTTAAAAAGAAATCCCAGACTTATTGTTGTGCGCATCTCAGGGTGGGGGCAGGACGGGCCCTATGCGCACCGACCAGGTTTCGGAACCGTGGTTGAAGGGATTTCTGGATTTGCCTCTATGAATGGATTCTCCGATAGAGAGCCAGTTCTTCCACCTATTTATCTTGCAGATATGACCGCAGGCCTTTATGGGGCTTTTGGTGTTATGGCCGCTTTGCGTCATGTCGAGATCGCCGATGGGGCAGGGCAGGTTATCGATTTGCCGCTTTTGGATCCTCTCTTTTCCATCCTTGGTCCTCAGGCGGCCAACTATCGGTTGACAGGCCAGATAAAACCACGAACCGGGAGTCGTTCAACTAACAGTGGCCCTCGCAACGTTTACCGGACGAAAGATGATCGTTGGGTGTCCCTGTCTGCTTCGGCGCAAAGTATGGCGGAAAGATTATTTCGATCAATCGGGAAACCGGAGCTTATTGATGATCCGCGTTTCAAGACCAATGCAGATCGCGTGGCAAATGCGGAGGTTCTTGACGGGATTATTGGTGAATTCATAGGGAATCTGGATCAACAGGAGTGCGTCGAATTTTTTGATAAGGCCTCCGTTACCATCGGTCCTGTCTACGATATTGCCCAGATTGAACAGGATCCTCACTTCCAGGCCCGCAATATAGTTGTCGAGTTGCCAGATTCAGAAATGACCGCGATCCCTGTCCACACGATCACCCCCCGTTTGCTGTCAACCCCGGGTTGTTTTCGCCGTCCCGCTCCCGAACTTGGCGAACATACGCGCGAAGCTCTTGAAGAGGCAGGCTATTCCGCAACGGAAATTAATACCCTGATCAAGGATAAAATCGTCTTTGCCGCCAAGGGGGACCAGTGA
- a CDS encoding PRC-barrel domain-containing protein — protein sequence MGELRKLSDLTGYNFQASDGDIGRLEEVYFDDQRWQVRYLVVRTGSWLLGRQVLLLPAAVVGIDDKNHSIQVDLTQQQIKDAPPVDSEEPVSRYYQQQYHSYYDWEPYWTTDPLFQANPLILPLNQSETTEPENPHLRTSDEVSGYNLEAEGGSVGHVEDLILDDQTWTVRFLEIDTRNWLPGRHVLISPAWVEKIDWSKQRVQVKLSHQLVKSAPEYDSSQLVSREYQLALYKHYGKVFTD from the coding sequence ATGGGTGAACTAAGAAAGTTGAGCGATTTGACAGGTTATAATTTTCAAGCAAGTGATGGAGATATTGGTCGTTTGGAAGAGGTCTATTTCGATGACCAACGCTGGCAGGTTCGTTACCTTGTGGTACGGACCGGAAGTTGGTTGCTGGGCCGACAGGTCTTGCTGCTTCCCGCAGCAGTTGTTGGAATTGATGATAAGAACCATTCCATTCAAGTTGATTTGACCCAACAACAGATCAAGGATGCTCCGCCGGTCGACAGCGAAGAGCCTGTTTCTCGCTATTATCAACAGCAATACCACAGCTATTACGACTGGGAACCATATTGGACGACTGACCCGTTGTTTCAGGCTAACCCTTTGATTTTGCCGCTTAATCAATCGGAAACTACAGAGCCGGAGAACCCACATCTACGCACCAGCGATGAGGTTTCAGGCTACAATCTTGAGGCGGAAGGAGGCTCGGTGGGACACGTTGAGGACTTGATTCTGGATGATCAGACCTGGACAGTCCGTTTCCTGGAAATTGATACGCGTAATTGGCTCCCTGGTCGCCATGTCCTGATTTCACCCGCGTGGGTTGAAAAGATTGATTGGAGCAAACAACGCGTGCAAGTCAAGCTTTCGCATCAACTCGTGAAAAGTGCGCCGGAATATGATTCTTCCCAACTAGTCAGCCGGGAATATCAGCTGGCTCTGTACAAGCACTACGGAAAGGTATTTACCGACTGA
- the hrpB gene encoding ATP-dependent helicase HrpB, which produces MNALPIDIILPELRQALAENTAVVLQAPPGAGKTTRVPLDLLAEPWLEDRSILMLQPRRLAARHAAEYMAAQLGEKVGNRVGYSVRFESKRSRATRIEVVTEGILTRRLQADPELTGIGLVIFDEFHERNLHSDLALALCCDTQAALREDLKLLVMSATLDAEPVAALLHNCPVLTSAGRSYPVTTRYLPHPKERSIAASVAAGVRIALQETDGDILAFLPGAGEIRRCAEELDSLPEVDVRPLFGAMPFADQRLALEPGPRRRVVLATNIAETSLTISGISSVVDSGWERRPRFDLGSGITRIELKRISAASATQRQGRAGRLGPGHCFRLWSTGQQDQLLPQAPPEIRNADLAPLLLELACWGENNPERLTWLDPPSPSQLEQAGQLLQQLGALDRHGRPTDLGKRMVRLPLPPRLARLLLAAETDGADALACELAALLSERDLLPPTAAQSITACDLETRWQLLSQRPPLPGTAAVRRAAADLQRLLGQSMPTAWPADPEQIGRWLATAWPDRIARQREPGTDRYLLSDGSGAVLSARSGVKRPPFLIAIELEQRENQTDIIVASKIDRSTLEEIFAERLQPRRQVYWEEREDRVVAKEVVSLGALALSERPLKATRQEQVQALLAGIRQFGIEGLNWPCATRQFLARVRHCAAAGLEDGWPDLSPSALEAQLEEWLAPYVEGITTRTALERFDPLPALQNLLPWELRSRLEHLVPERIEVPSGSHIRLDYCTDGPPVLAAKLQELFGLRQGPTILGGRLPVLIHLLSPAGRPLAVTRDLEHFWDQVYPEVRKEMRGRYPKHPWPDDPWNAPATARTNRRLKNSL; this is translated from the coding sequence ATGAACGCGTTACCCATCGACATCATCCTTCCCGAACTGCGCCAGGCCTTGGCAGAGAATACCGCAGTGGTTCTGCAGGCCCCGCCCGGCGCCGGGAAAACCACCCGCGTCCCCCTTGACCTGCTGGCCGAGCCCTGGTTGGAGGATAGATCGATCCTGATGCTGCAACCGCGTCGGCTGGCTGCCCGTCACGCCGCCGAATACATGGCCGCCCAGCTGGGCGAAAAAGTGGGGAACAGGGTCGGCTACAGTGTTCGCTTTGAAAGCAAACGCTCCCGGGCAACCCGTATCGAGGTGGTCACTGAAGGGATCCTGACCCGGCGGCTTCAGGCCGATCCTGAACTGACCGGAATCGGCTTGGTCATTTTCGATGAATTCCATGAACGCAACCTCCATTCCGATCTGGCCCTGGCTCTGTGTTGCGATACCCAGGCGGCCCTGCGCGAGGATCTGAAACTGCTGGTGATGTCCGCCACCCTGGATGCGGAACCGGTCGCGGCGCTGCTGCACAATTGCCCGGTGCTGACCAGCGCCGGACGCTCCTACCCGGTGACCACTCGTTACCTCCCCCACCCCAAGGAACGCAGTATCGCCGCCAGCGTTGCTGCCGGAGTACGGATTGCGCTGCAGGAGACGGATGGTGATATCCTCGCTTTTTTGCCCGGCGCTGGTGAAATCCGCCGCTGTGCCGAAGAGCTGGACAGCTTGCCTGAGGTCGATGTCCGGCCCTTGTTTGGCGCCATGCCTTTCGCTGACCAGCGCCTGGCCTTGGAGCCCGGACCTCGCCGCCGGGTAGTGCTGGCCACCAATATCGCGGAAACCAGCCTGACCATCAGCGGCATCAGCAGCGTGGTCGACAGCGGCTGGGAGCGTCGCCCCCGCTTTGATCTCGGCAGCGGCATCACCAGAATTGAACTGAAGCGGATCTCGGCAGCCAGCGCCACCCAGCGCCAAGGGCGCGCCGGACGCCTGGGCCCGGGGCATTGCTTCCGGCTGTGGAGCACTGGTCAGCAGGACCAACTGCTGCCCCAGGCTCCGCCGGAAATCCGTAACGCCGACCTGGCGCCATTACTTTTAGAGCTGGCCTGTTGGGGCGAAAACAATCCCGAGCGGCTCACCTGGCTCGACCCGCCGAGCCCGAGCCAGCTTGAGCAGGCCGGTCAACTGCTACAGCAGCTGGGCGCCCTCGACCGCCATGGCCGGCCGACCGATCTTGGTAAACGGATGGTGCGCCTGCCCTTGCCGCCGCGCCTGGCCCGACTGCTGCTGGCAGCGGAAACTGACGGCGCAGACGCACTGGCCTGCGAACTTGCGGCCCTGCTGAGTGAAAGGGACCTGCTCCCCCCCACCGCGGCCCAGAGCATCACCGCTTGTGATCTGGAGACCCGCTGGCAGTTATTATCGCAACGCCCGCCATTGCCCGGCACCGCGGCAGTGCGCCGTGCAGCCGCTGACCTGCAACGCCTGCTTGGCCAGAGCATGCCAACAGCCTGGCCCGCGGATCCGGAACAGATCGGTCGCTGGCTGGCCACAGCCTGGCCAGACCGCATCGCCCGGCAGAGGGAGCCGGGGACCGACCGCTACCTGCTCAGCGACGGCAGCGGTGCGGTGCTCTCCGCGCGCAGCGGGGTCAAGCGACCACCGTTTCTCATTGCCATTGAATTAGAACAACGCGAGAATCAAACGGACATTATTGTCGCCAGCAAGATTGACCGTTCCACCCTTGAAGAGATCTTTGCCGAGCGATTGCAGCCCCGGCGTCAGGTTTATTGGGAGGAACGGGAAGACCGGGTGGTAGCGAAAGAAGTCGTCAGCCTGGGAGCTCTGGCGCTGAGCGAACGCCCCCTTAAAGCGACCCGCCAGGAGCAGGTTCAGGCCCTGTTGGCCGGGATCCGCCAGTTTGGTATCGAAGGTTTGAACTGGCCTTGTGCAACCCGGCAGTTCCTTGCCCGGGTTCGCCACTGCGCCGCGGCCGGGTTGGAGGACGGTTGGCCCGACCTCAGTCCGAGCGCCCTGGAAGCCCAGCTGGAAGAGTGGTTGGCTCCTTATGTTGAAGGGATCACCACGCGAACGGCCCTGGAACGCTTCGATCCCCTTCCCGCCTTACAGAACTTGCTCCCCTGGGAACTGCGTTCCCGTCTTGAACATTTGGTGCCGGAACGGATCGAGGTCCCCAGCGGCTCGCACATTCGTCTTGACTATTGTACCGATGGTCCTCCGGTATTGGCAGCCAAACTGCAGGAACTGTTCGGCCTGCGCCAGGGCCCGACCATTCTGGGCGGTCGCCTGCCGGTACTGATCCACCTGCTCTCGCCGGCCGGCAGGCCCCTGGCCGTGACCCGGGACCTGGAGCATTTCTGGGACCAGGTCTACCCTGAAGTCCGCAAAGAGATGCGCGGCCGCTACCCTAAACACCCCTGGCCGGACGATCCCTGGAACGCTCCGGCCACGGCACGGACTAACAGACGGTTGAAAAACAGCCTCTGA
- a CDS encoding FadR/GntR family transcriptional regulator, protein MTKSLKFKTFKNENLSEKVANEIIQMLHDGKLKAGEKLPPEPELAAEFGISRGVLREALTILSAKGYLRRTPGYGTFIRDLPDIQNDNTDSLKNLFKKASYSDALELRSPMEELCVQLVIERASDSDIETLYNDIKNLQDKGLSAVANFNFHLRLSELTKNVLLINLMSSYSDLINDFAHEMYVIDDRYKIALREHIQIMEEIRKRDIQSAKAAMKKHLTEANTMLLKK, encoded by the coding sequence GTGACAAAATCGCTGAAATTTAAAACTTTCAAAAATGAAAATTTATCCGAAAAAGTTGCCAATGAAATCATTCAGATGCTTCATGACGGCAAGTTGAAGGCAGGAGAAAAGTTGCCGCCAGAGCCGGAGCTTGCCGCCGAATTCGGAATTAGTCGAGGAGTGTTAAGGGAGGCATTAACCATTCTCAGCGCCAAAGGTTACCTGCGCAGAACCCCTGGCTATGGAACTTTTATTCGGGACTTGCCCGACATCCAAAACGATAATACCGATTCATTAAAAAACCTGTTTAAAAAAGCCTCCTACAGTGATGCCCTGGAACTCAGATCACCCATGGAAGAATTATGCGTCCAGCTTGTGATTGAACGGGCCTCCGATAGTGACATTGAGACACTTTACAACGACATAAAAAACCTGCAGGACAAGGGGCTATCCGCTGTAGCTAATTTTAATTTTCATTTGAGGCTTTCGGAACTGACCAAAAACGTTCTTCTTATTAACCTGATGTCTTCCTATTCAGATCTGATCAATGATTTTGCACATGAAATGTATGTCATTGACGACAGATACAAAATCGCACTAAGAGAGCATATTCAGATCATGGAAGAGATTCGCAAAAGAGATATACAATCCGCTAAAGCGGCCATGAAAAAACATCTTACCGAAGCCAACACCATGTTACTGAAAAAATAG